One Vibrio neonatus genomic window carries:
- the fmt gene encoding methionyl-tRNA formyltransferase translates to MSKALKIVFAGTPDFAADHLAALLSSEHEVIAVYSTPDKPAGRGKKLTASPVKNLAIEHNIPVFQPENFKSDEAKQQLADLNADIMVVVAYGLLLPKQVLDTPKLGCINVHGSILPRWRGAAPIQRSIWAGDAETGVTIMQMDVGLDTGDMLHIATLPIEPEDTSAALYHKLAKLGPVALIDCLANIAQGTAVAVKQDDDLSNYAKKLSKEEALLNWSKDAVALEREIRAFNPWPMSYFSIADKNIKVWQARVNSEACTEAVGTIISADKNGIQIATGNGRLILEQIQVPGKKAMSVGDVLNSRADWFPVGTQLA, encoded by the coding sequence TTCGGAGCATGAGGTTATTGCGGTTTACTCGACCCCAGACAAACCTGCGGGCCGTGGTAAAAAACTGACTGCAAGTCCAGTTAAAAACCTCGCTATTGAACACAATATTCCTGTTTTTCAGCCAGAGAACTTCAAGTCAGACGAAGCCAAACAACAATTGGCTGACTTAAACGCCGATATCATGGTTGTGGTCGCTTATGGCCTACTATTGCCTAAGCAAGTACTTGATACACCTAAACTGGGTTGCATCAACGTGCACGGCTCTATTTTGCCTCGCTGGCGCGGCGCAGCCCCAATTCAACGTTCAATTTGGGCGGGCGATGCGGAAACTGGCGTGACCATCATGCAAATGGATGTCGGTTTAGATACGGGCGATATGCTGCACATTGCGACTTTACCTATCGAACCTGAAGACACTAGCGCCGCCTTGTACCACAAACTGGCAAAACTTGGCCCTGTTGCTCTCATTGATTGCTTAGCAAACATAGCGCAAGGCACAGCCGTTGCGGTGAAGCAAGATGATGACCTGTCGAATTACGCCAAGAAACTCAGCAAAGAAGAAGCGCTACTGAACTGGAGCAAAGATGCTGTGGCGCTTGAGCGTGAAATTCGTGCATTTAATCCTTGGCCAATGAGTTATTTCAGCATTGCGGATAAGAACATCAAGGTATGGCAAGCACGCGTGAACTCTGAAGCCTGTACAGAAGCCGTCGGTACCATCATCAGCGCTGATAAAAACGGTATTCAAATCGCAACTGGAAACGGCCGCTTAATCCTAGAACAAATCCAAGTGCCCGGGAAAAAAGCTATGTCGGTAGGCGACGTACTCAATTCTCGAGCAGATTGGTTCCCTGTTGGAACCCAATTAGCATAA